The Chlorocebus sabaeus isolate Y175 chromosome 20, mChlSab1.0.hap1, whole genome shotgun sequence genomic sequence TCTGcactgaaaaatgcaaattaaactggATCTTTATGTCAATGTGTACATAGTACAAGCTTTTCTACTGGAATTGAGGTTCAAAACCACACACTGCCCTTTTGGTGGTGTGCCTGTTGGGCCAAAATTGGGCGATAACGTAGTGTCCCTTTCTCAGCTCAATGCAGTTTCTACTTTTTCTTATGggaaaatttttcataaaaccTTTTTGCACCAAAACCCAGGGGTGTTTTTTGCAATATCCTTGTTATCCTCGTAGTGTGCCAAGTCAGAGGCTTCTCTTGCCCTTTTCCTGCTGTGTTCTCAGGCCTCCCAAGGGCTGTTTGACTCAACAGTCTACATCCTTAGTTGTGTTTTGGAGACTGTGAGGGTGGGGGTCAGAGTTCAAAGTGTCTGTTCCCTTTTCCTGTGAACTCTTCCTAGTCCATTTGGGGAAGGTGGCTGGAAACAGATTGTTGCTTAATCTCTGGCTCAGATCTTCTAGCCAGGAAAGGCAAGAGCCCCCAagagccctcttttttttttttgacatacaCTAATCATTGGCCGGGGTCTTGGTGACAACTTTTAAAATCCCAAATAGTTTTATTTGGATTATGTAAAAGTAAGTGTGAAACATGGGAACAACGGACTTCCACTGAGCGATATGAAAACGTTACAGGTTCAGTACTTCCAAAGGAAGAAACCTCCAAacccaaaaaagaataaatacgaATTTGTATTTTTGAAGAATGTGAAATAATGGTGTTTGCTTAATTGCTCATTTTGTATAAACTTAATATTGTACTTTAAAATATCTGCTAAGAAGTGAAAATTTAActttttggaattgaaaaagcaATATTAAATACTAATGAAATCCTAATTAAATGCTTATTTAAATCTGGTAGTATCTGTGGCATTTCTTCCCAACCCTGCCTATAGTTGACATTTTTCCACCATTCCACCATTCCCCCCTTCCCAGCCATCAGTCTTGGAGAGGGAGGGGACAGAAAGGAAACGTCGGTCACCAGAAGAGTCTGCAGGTTTCCTTTTAATCAAGGCTCTGCTGAAGGTGTTTTGTGGGGCTAAAAGCCCCCAAAGCATGAAATGGACATGTAACATCACCTGGATCCCCCATAGCAGGCCAGACCACTCTGGCGAGCACTGCTGGTCTGCCCAAATCTGGGTAATCAGACTGGGTATTCATTGGCTACATTTCAAAGCACAGCACTGCTTCCAGCCAGGATGAAGTGGGAGTGAACCCAGCTGCTAGCAGAGCTGCCATTCCAGGCTGAGAGCCAGCCAAGTACCAGCCACTGCCAGTGAAGACTGGCCCCTTTACTGAAGGGAGTTGTTCAGAGTCCAGCCACCGgccctggggagggagagaagtcAGGGCATCCGGCTCGGGGATGGTCAGGGCTCCGCAGCTCCATCGCCAGCATCCTTTGGAAAGCCGCCTCTGGTGGCGACAGCCGGCTGCGGGGGCGCTCCGGGTTTGGCTGAGACGTTCTAGttggaacagaaaggaaaaaagtgaggCTGGAAGGAAAGGCCTTGGATTAGGCCCCACAAGGATATGGCCATTTGGCATTTGGATAGTATTAACTTTTTTGAAACCTCTCACCACATCAACGGAGGTTAGGGATAAAGCAGTGGAGAGATACTTCCCCCCTCCAGGGTAAGCTAGGGCTTGGCCAGCCTAGCCAGTGGGcagaccccaccccaccccggccCAGCCCAGGGTGGGCACTAACCCCGCCACCAGCCGGCTCCGGGCGCCGGCGGCCCAGCTGCCGTAACATCTCCTCGCAGGCTGCGATGGTGTCCAGGAGCTGCCGCTGCCGCTGCTCCACCGCGTCCAGCAGCTGCTGGGCGCGCTCCTCCCGGGGCGCCTGCGGGGGTGGCCTCCCGCCGAGCCCCAGCCCCGCCTTCCCGCGGTCCACGCCGGCAGCCTCCCTGCCCGAGCAAGAGACAGACGGTCAGGGCCGGCGCTTGCGCGGGGCCGAGCCCCTTCCCCCCGCCCCGACGGGCCCCCTCTCACCCCCGTGACCAGTCTGAGCCCGGGCCCCATTCCATCTCCGCTTGCGCGGCCCGACCACCGCCCCCCTTTCGGCCGCCCCCCTCCCCAGCGCTGTGTTAGGGCTCCGCAAGGCCGGGCCCCGCCCCGTCCCCACCGGTCTCCTTCAATCCTCCTGGGGGTCGTGGTCCCTTTAAGCTGCCCGGCGCAGAGGTGGGGCCGAGTCTCCCGGACCGGAAGCTGGCTGGGAGCGTCACTTCCTCCCGGAAGCGGGCCTGGGCGGATGTCTCCGGCGCGTCGGTGCAGTGGGATGAGGGCCGCAGTGGCTGCCAGCGTGGGGTTGAGCGAGGGGTCCGCTGGCTCCCGGAGCGGCCGCCTCTTCCGCCCGCCGAGCCCCGCTCCGGCGGCCCCCGGGGCCCGGCTGTTGCGGCTCCCGGGGAGCGGGGCCGTGCAGGCCGCGAGCCCGGAGCGCGCCGGCTGGACCGAG encodes the following:
- the C20H1orf122 gene encoding uncharacterized protein C1orf122 homolog isoform X1; protein product: MEWGPGSDWSRGEAAGVDRGKAGLGLGGRPPPQAPREERAQQLLDAVEQRQRQLLDTIAACEEMLRQLGRRRPEPAGGGNVSAKPGAPPQPAVATRGGFPKDAGDGAAEP
- the C20H1orf122 gene encoding uncharacterized protein C1orf122 homolog isoform X2, with protein sequence MLRQLGRRRPEPAGGGNVSAKPGAPPQPAVATRGGFPKDAGDGAAEP